From a single Sulfolobus sp. E5-1-F genomic region:
- a CDS encoding DNA topoisomerase I — protein MDLCNLNNYYLIIAEKSKAAKKIAESLSEKPILCKKYNVNYWVVRDHDNSKYVIVPAAGHLFGLQGKSGFPIYDADWKPLWEVDKNSYYTKRYYQLISSLSKHALGFINACDYDIEGSVIGYLIIKYLGDIKKAKRMKFSALTKSDILSAFRNMSTLDYDMINAGLARHKIDWLWGINVSRALMISLQDFAKKRVILSAGRVQSPTLVQVVNSETERNLFIPLPKFTVSIIVKIKDYSLNIKINRDFEKITEAKEFLNKLINKTVKVVQVENKIKILERPSPFNLTDLQVEAGRIYGISPYNVERIAEDLYLDGLISYPRTNSQKIPPTIDIYNIIKSLENSSYRKLVDLVRKIARGRYIVRQGFKDDPAHPAIHPTGESPKNLSANKFKIYDLILRRFLASVSADAKLSNTTYTLKVTDIPLEFSVSYTKILERNWLDIYHFHNVREDNPILLSKGDEGIVLDGKVNISLSKPTSRYTKVSLLKWMESSNLGTESTRGRIIEILVKRRYLTNSGRYVVPTKLGFYIAEILNKFFPDIVDVKMTADMENKLEMIKTSKVLESEVIKENIEKLNKFIEEYKVNKDKVGESLAKALGLIKIVKCKFCDLEQYKDGLCKYHYEAKVKLLDAVKIWEERTKYDHKKILKRISSSKSTGKYVKDIATYMLNMNDESHANLKKMR, from the coding sequence ATGGATTTATGCAATTTAAACAACTATTACCTTATAATTGCAGAAAAATCAAAAGCAGCTAAAAAAATCGCTGAATCTCTCTCAGAGAAGCCTATTTTGTGTAAAAAATATAATGTTAACTATTGGGTAGTAAGAGATCATGATAACAGTAAATATGTTATTGTGCCTGCGGCAGGACATCTTTTTGGGTTACAAGGTAAAAGTGGCTTTCCTATATATGATGCTGACTGGAAACCTTTATGGGAGGTGGATAAGAATAGCTACTATACAAAAAGGTACTATCAACTTATCTCGTCTCTTAGTAAGCATGCTTTAGGCTTTATTAATGCATGTGATTACGATATTGAAGGTTCTGTAATTGGCTATTTAATAATCAAATATCTAGGGGATATTAAGAAGGCTAAACGAATGAAATTTTCCGCGTTGACTAAGAGTGATATATTGTCAGCATTTAGAAATATGTCTACATTAGATTACGATATGATAAATGCTGGACTAGCTAGGCATAAAATTGACTGGCTATGGGGAATTAATGTTAGTAGAGCTCTTATGATTTCTTTACAAGATTTCGCAAAGAAAAGAGTGATATTAAGTGCGGGTAGAGTTCAAAGCCCAACTCTCGTTCAGGTCGTTAACTCGGAAACTGAAAGAAACCTATTTATTCCATTACCCAAATTTACTGTTTCAATTATAGTAAAAATTAAAGATTATTCACTTAATATTAAGATAAATAGAGATTTCGAAAAAATTACAGAAGCAAAGGAATTTCTGAATAAATTAATAAATAAGACCGTAAAAGTCGTTCAAGTTGAAAATAAGATTAAGATATTGGAAAGACCCTCTCCATTTAATCTCACTGATCTCCAAGTAGAAGCTGGCAGAATATATGGAATATCTCCATATAATGTAGAACGTATAGCAGAAGATCTTTATTTAGATGGGCTAATAAGTTACCCAAGAACTAATAGCCAAAAAATACCACCTACTATTGACATCTATAACATAATCAAAAGTCTAGAGAATAGTTCATATAGAAAGCTAGTTGATTTAGTGAGGAAAATTGCGAGAGGTAGATATATTGTTAGGCAAGGCTTTAAGGATGATCCTGCACATCCCGCAATTCACCCTACAGGGGAATCTCCTAAAAATTTATCTGCTAATAAATTTAAGATATATGATCTAATACTAAGAAGATTCTTGGCTTCAGTATCTGCTGATGCTAAACTATCTAACACTACTTACACCTTGAAAGTAACTGATATCCCCTTAGAGTTCTCAGTTTCATATACAAAAATATTAGAAAGAAATTGGCTAGATATATATCATTTTCATAATGTGAGGGAAGATAATCCCATACTTCTCTCAAAAGGTGATGAGGGTATAGTTTTAGATGGAAAAGTAAATATTAGTCTAAGTAAACCCACTTCTAGGTATACAAAGGTTTCATTACTCAAATGGATGGAATCTTCCAACTTAGGTACAGAGTCTACTAGAGGAAGAATAATTGAAATCCTAGTGAAGAGAAGATATTTGACTAATAGTGGTCGCTATGTAGTTCCGACAAAATTAGGTTTCTATATCGCCGAGATATTAAACAAATTTTTCCCAGATATTGTTGATGTTAAAATGACTGCAGATATGGAAAATAAATTAGAAATGATAAAGACTAGTAAAGTTCTAGAAAGTGAAGTCATTAAAGAAAATATAGAAAAATTAAATAAATTTATAGAGGAATATAAAGTGAATAAAGATAAGGTAGGGGAATCTTTAGCTAAAGCTTTAGGTCTCATAAAAATTGTAAAGTGTAAATTTTGTGACTTGGAACAGTATAAGGATGGATTATGCAAATATCATTATGAAGCCAAAGTAAAGCTTTTGGATGCTGTGAAAATTTGGGAGGAAAGGACAAAATATGACCATAAAAAGATTTTAAAAAGAATCAGTAGTAGTAAATCAACGGGTAAATATGTAAAAGATATAGCAACTTATATGCTTAATATGAATGATGAAAGTCATGCCAATCTGAAAAAGATGAGGTAA
- a CDS encoding DNA-directed RNA polymerase subunit K — MGLERDEILSHDLHFNEVFISLWQNRLTRYEIARVISARALQLAMGAPALIDINNLSSTDVISIAEEEFKRGVLPITIRRRLPNGKIILLSLRKS, encoded by the coding sequence ATGGGATTAGAGAGGGATGAAATTTTGTCCCATGATTTACATTTTAATGAAGTTTTTATTTCCTTATGGCAGAATAGACTAACTAGATACGAGATTGCCAGAGTAATAAGTGCTAGAGCATTACAATTAGCCATGGGTGCACCAGCTTTAATTGATATAAATAACCTAAGTTCGACTGATGTTATTAGCATAGCTGAGGAGGAGTTTAAGAGAGGGGTTCTTCCAATAACTATTAGGAGAAGATTACCAAATGGAAAAATAATTTTATTATCTCTTAGAAAGAGTTAA
- a CDS encoding aminotransferase class V-fold PLP-dependent enzyme, with translation MMLIPGPVNVPYSVLQASLNLVNHRSEKFRETVKTLEFLMNKHFGSTRVALLSGSGTLAVESMVYSMVKREEKVLTFPYGEFGYRLKESLIRRGAKVVSYDKKLGESFTVEEIKKAIEENKDATTVALVHNETSTGIAFRDLQKIANVVKGAGLKLLIDSVSGFAAYPLYVNQWKIDCVVTGSQKALASIPGVGFAALSEEGMNELIESDLPSYLDLSLHLKFQDKGETPFTPTVGAFFASRRAAELLDKEGIENRWKRHESCAIYLRRVMSEMNFKLLGDDTNFSNTVVAAYPPIPLDTFVLELKKRNIEIAKGMGELRDKIVRIGILGVVDDRAIRRLVNSMSEIIKKNVEFEVPKECKLPEELKVEVSWD, from the coding sequence ATGATGTTAATTCCCGGTCCAGTAAATGTACCTTACAGTGTTTTACAAGCTTCCCTTAATTTAGTGAATCATAGATCAGAGAAATTTAGAGAGACTGTAAAAACATTAGAATTTTTGATGAATAAACATTTTGGATCTACTCGTGTTGCACTACTAAGTGGCTCAGGCACATTAGCTGTAGAATCCATGGTCTATTCAATGGTAAAAAGAGAGGAAAAAGTACTAACATTTCCTTATGGTGAGTTCGGATATAGGTTAAAGGAATCGTTAATTAGACGTGGAGCAAAGGTAGTTAGTTACGATAAAAAATTAGGAGAATCCTTTACAGTTGAAGAAATAAAAAAGGCTATTGAGGAAAATAAAGATGCTACTACAGTAGCGTTAGTTCATAACGAGACTAGTACGGGTATAGCATTTAGAGACCTTCAAAAAATAGCTAATGTTGTAAAAGGTGCAGGATTAAAGCTTCTTATCGACTCAGTATCAGGATTTGCTGCTTATCCGCTATATGTTAATCAGTGGAAAATTGATTGTGTAGTAACTGGTAGCCAGAAAGCCTTAGCGAGCATACCAGGTGTAGGTTTTGCTGCCTTATCTGAAGAGGGCATGAATGAACTGATAGAGTCCGATTTACCTAGTTATCTAGATTTATCTCTTCATTTAAAGTTTCAAGATAAGGGAGAGACACCATTTACTCCTACAGTAGGAGCATTTTTTGCTTCTAGAAGAGCTGCTGAATTATTAGATAAGGAAGGAATAGAAAATAGATGGAAGAGACATGAATCTTGTGCAATATATTTAAGGCGAGTAATGTCAGAAATGAATTTTAAATTGTTAGGCGATGATACTAATTTCTCCAACACGGTAGTTGCGGCATATCCTCCTATTCCTTTAGATACATTTGTATTAGAGCTAAAGAAGAGAAATATTGAGATTGCTAAGGGTATGGGCGAATTAAGGGATAAGATAGTAAGAATAGGAATTTTAGGTGTAGTTGATGATAGAGCAATTAGAAGATTAGTTAATAGTATGAGTGAAATAATTAAAAAGAATGTTGAGTTCGAGGTTCCAAAAGAATGTAAGTTGCCGGAAGAGTTAAAAGTTGAAGTTTCATGGGATTAG
- a CDS encoding D-2-hydroxyacid dehydrogenase, with amino-acid sequence METIQGVNSINKLDFKVLITDPVDQYMIRTLQNIGLTVDYKPEISREELLKIINQYQVLVVRSRTKVDKEIIRLGTNLKIIARAGIGLDNIDTEEASKRNIKIVYAPGASTDSAAELTIGLLIIAARRLYDSMNMAKGGLFKKIEGIELAGKTIGIVGFGRIGAKVAKVCKALDMNVIAYDIIDIKEKANMLGVKVAKSLEELLMSSDVITFHVTVGKDAKPILNKDTFNYIKDNSIIINTSRAVVIDGKALLEYIDKKHLTYATDVLWNEPPKEDWEIKLLRHERVIVTTHIGAQTKEAQHRVAVVTTDNLIAALREIGVLK; translated from the coding sequence ATGGAAACTATACAAGGTGTAAACTCTATAAACAAATTAGATTTCAAAGTATTAATAACTGATCCAGTAGATCAATACATGATAAGAACTTTACAAAATATCGGATTAACAGTTGACTATAAACCTGAAATTTCAAGAGAGGAATTACTAAAGATAATAAACCAGTACCAAGTTTTAGTAGTAAGAAGCAGAACTAAGGTAGATAAAGAGATAATCCGTTTAGGGACAAATCTTAAGATTATAGCCAGAGCTGGGATAGGGCTAGACAATATAGATACAGAAGAGGCATCTAAGAGAAATATAAAAATTGTTTACGCACCTGGAGCTTCTACAGATTCTGCGGCGGAACTAACTATAGGATTACTTATTATTGCAGCTAGAAGACTCTATGATTCTATGAATATGGCAAAGGGGGGTTTATTCAAGAAGATAGAGGGAATTGAACTTGCAGGTAAGACTATAGGTATCGTAGGATTCGGTAGAATAGGTGCCAAAGTAGCTAAGGTATGTAAGGCATTGGATATGAACGTAATTGCATATGACATTATCGATATAAAAGAAAAGGCGAATATGCTTGGGGTTAAAGTAGCTAAAAGTTTAGAAGAATTACTAATGAGCTCAGACGTAATAACCTTTCACGTTACAGTAGGTAAAGACGCTAAACCAATCCTTAATAAAGATACATTTAATTACATCAAAGATAATTCAATCATAATCAATACCAGTAGAGCCGTAGTAATAGATGGTAAAGCATTACTAGAATATATTGATAAAAAGCACTTAACTTATGCTACAGACGTTTTATGGAATGAGCCACCTAAAGAAGATTGGGAGATTAAGTTGTTAAGACACGAGAGAGTGATAGTAACTACTCATATTGGTGCTCAAACTAAAGAGGCACAGCATAGAGTAGCAGTAGTTACAACAGATAATCTCATTGCTGCTTTAAGGGAAATCGGTGTTCTCAAATGA
- a CDS encoding N-glycosylase/DNA lyase, whose protein sequence is MLRNLVQNPKVRARVLERVDEFKLNNLSNEEVWFRELTFCLLTANSSFISAYQALNCLGDKIYYADEEVVRNILKSCKYRFYNLKAKYIIMAREKVYGKLKEEIKPLADNDQQLAREKLLNIKGIGMKEASHFLRNVGYFDLAIIDRHLINFMKRIGAIGETDVKHLSKSRYIYFENVLKSIASNFNLSVGILDLFIWYNETNTIVK, encoded by the coding sequence GTGCTAAGAAATCTAGTTCAAAATCCAAAAGTAAGAGCAAGAGTTCTAGAAAGAGTTGACGAATTTAAGCTAAATAATCTATCAAATGAGGAAGTGTGGTTTAGGGAACTCACGTTTTGTTTGTTAACTGCTAACTCATCTTTCATTTCGGCCTATCAAGCACTAAACTGCTTGGGAGATAAAATCTACTACGCCGATGAAGAAGTAGTTAGAAATATTCTTAAATCATGTAAATATAGATTTTATAATTTAAAGGCAAAATATATTATTATGGCTAGGGAGAAGGTATATGGAAAGTTAAAAGAGGAGATAAAGCCTTTAGCAGATAATGACCAACAATTGGCTAGAGAGAAGTTATTAAATATAAAAGGAATAGGGATGAAAGAAGCTAGTCACTTTCTTAGGAATGTTGGCTATTTCGATCTGGCAATTATAGATAGACATCTAATAAATTTTATGAAAAGAATAGGTGCGATAGGAGAAACTGACGTTAAACATTTATCAAAAAGTCGCTATATATATTTTGAAAATGTTTTGAAAAGTATCGCTTCAAATTTTAATCTAAGTGTCGGTATATTGGATTTGTTTATATGGTATAATGAGACTAATACTATAGTTAAGTAG
- a CDS encoding NAD(P)/FAD-dependent oxidoreductase translates to MRIAILGGGVAGSTLAYLLSRTGHEVTIFDINQHYVKPCGDIVPNVYTPPFNWEETFGIRRFSFYIDGEKIYDVEYRHTKWLVIDKWKWINDMRKNSKIIVTHDITVKDFDYVIDSRGPYPMDREVVYTTRAIIETEEFNDEAILEFDTRYTGFYWIFPSRENEYNIGAGFLEYKNSKELLYYYLRKKFKNFEIKDIRGAPISVGSVKNKKLRIGEARGLVFPLSGEGIRPSAISAEYAFDAIYKEKDLDEFLDEKLSIIEKRIKIQKMLLDLYRYSSLSLRKTFMRIFFKNDVLIDTYLEDKIDLNGIIESLKSVRGNGDIVRKFEEQEK, encoded by the coding sequence ATGAGGATTGCAATTTTGGGAGGAGGAGTAGCAGGTTCTACATTGGCATACCTACTTTCAAGAACTGGTCATGAAGTTACAATCTTTGATATCAATCAACATTACGTTAAACCATGTGGAGATATAGTCCCAAATGTTTATACACCCCCCTTTAATTGGGAGGAAACTTTTGGTATAAGAAGATTCTCCTTCTATATAGATGGCGAAAAAATTTACGATGTTGAATATAGACATACAAAGTGGCTGGTTATAGATAAGTGGAAGTGGATAAATGATATGCGAAAAAATTCAAAAATAATTGTGACTCACGATATTACTGTTAAAGACTTTGATTACGTAATAGATAGTAGAGGACCGTATCCAATGGATAGAGAGGTAGTTTATACTACTAGAGCCATAATAGAGACTGAGGAGTTTAACGACGAGGCTATATTGGAATTTGACACTCGCTATACAGGTTTTTATTGGATATTTCCTAGCAGAGAGAATGAATATAATATTGGAGCTGGTTTTTTGGAGTACAAGAATTCAAAAGAACTACTTTATTATTATTTGAGGAAGAAATTTAAGAATTTCGAAATTAAGGATATTAGAGGAGCTCCTATTAGTGTTGGAAGTGTTAAAAATAAGAAGCTGAGGATAGGTGAGGCAAGAGGACTTGTATTTCCACTAAGTGGCGAAGGTATAAGGCCATCAGCTATTTCAGCTGAATACGCTTTTGACGCTATATATAAAGAAAAAGATCTGGATGAGTTTCTCGATGAAAAGCTCAGTATTATTGAGAAAAGAATTAAAATTCAAAAAATGCTACTAGATCTATATAGATATTCTAGTCTAAGTTTAAGAAAGACTTTTATGAGAATATTCTTTAAAAACGATGTTCTTATAGACACATATTTAGAAGATAAGATAGATTTGAATGGAATAATCGAATCTCTAAAGAGTGTGAGAGGGAATGGAGATATTGTTAGAAAATTCGAGGAGCAGGAAAAATAA
- a CDS encoding valine--tRNA ligase yields MEEWPKHYNPKEIEEKWQKIWLSEEYWKDVFRFKDEDDKSPRFVIDTPPPFTSGELHMGHAYWVTIADTIGRFKRLEGYNVLLPQGWDTQGLPTELKVQYRLGIPKDNRQLFLQKCIEWTEDMIKKMKEAMIRLGYRPEWERFEYRTYASNYRKIIQKSLIDMYKMNLIEMREGPVIWCPKCETALAQSEVGYLEKDGILAYIKFPLKEGGEIIIATTRPELLAATQAVAVNPNDERYKSFIGKTAIVPVFNIEVKIISDPDVEKEFGTGAVMISTYGDPQDIKWQLKYNLPTRVIVDEKGRIINTNGIIDGLKIEQARNKMIEILKTKGYLAKVEKIKHNVLSHVERSDCLSPVEFLVKKQIYIKVLDKRQKLLEEYKKMKFKPARMSYYLEDWIKSMEWDWNITRQRIYGTPLPFWYCENGHLIPAREEDLPVDPIKTSPPSEKCPSCGLQLKPVTDVADVWIDSSVTVLFLTKFYEDKNVFNKTFPASLRLQGTDIIRTWLFYTFFRTLMLANNIPFTTVLVNGQVLGPDGTRMSKSKGNVVSPLDRIDEFGADAIRMALLDASIGDDFPFKWDIVKGKKMLLQKLWNASRLVYPFIAKQRFDKPESLHIVDKWILQEHKKFVIKAINAYENYDFYVVLQELYNYFWEIVADEYLEMIKHRLFEDDKSAKYTIQRIIRDIIVLLHPIAPHITEEIYSKLFGYKKSILLEELPKVDDIKEDKRVGEIGEMIKKINSLIRSEKIKNRLSMNTPINVKLYTNTQFIELINEIKEDMMKTLKIVHLELIESNEEKVEIKPANQTMGV; encoded by the coding sequence ATGGAAGAGTGGCCAAAACATTATAATCCTAAGGAAATTGAGGAAAAATGGCAAAAGATATGGTTAAGTGAAGAGTATTGGAAGGACGTATTTAGATTCAAAGATGAGGACGATAAATCCCCAAGATTTGTTATTGATACTCCTCCTCCTTTTACTAGCGGAGAACTTCATATGGGACACGCATATTGGGTCACAATAGCTGATACTATAGGTAGGTTTAAGAGATTAGAAGGATATAATGTACTATTACCTCAAGGATGGGATACACAAGGTTTACCAACTGAACTAAAAGTACAGTATAGATTAGGGATTCCGAAAGATAATAGGCAACTATTTCTCCAGAAATGTATAGAATGGACAGAAGATATGATTAAGAAAATGAAAGAAGCAATGATTAGACTAGGATATAGGCCAGAATGGGAAAGATTTGAATATAGAACTTATGCATCGAACTATAGAAAGATTATCCAAAAAAGTCTAATTGACATGTATAAAATGAATTTGATAGAAATGAGAGAAGGACCAGTGATTTGGTGCCCTAAGTGTGAGACTGCTTTAGCACAAAGTGAAGTAGGTTACTTAGAGAAAGATGGAATTCTTGCTTATATAAAATTCCCATTAAAAGAAGGAGGAGAAATAATTATAGCTACTACTAGGCCGGAATTGCTAGCAGCAACTCAAGCTGTAGCCGTAAATCCGAATGATGAGAGATATAAGAGTTTCATAGGAAAAACTGCAATAGTACCAGTGTTTAATATCGAGGTTAAGATAATATCTGACCCAGATGTAGAGAAGGAATTCGGAACTGGAGCAGTAATGATAAGTACCTATGGTGATCCCCAAGATATAAAGTGGCAATTGAAATATAACTTACCGACTAGGGTTATAGTTGACGAAAAAGGAAGGATAATAAATACAAATGGTATAATTGATGGATTAAAGATTGAACAAGCTAGAAATAAAATGATTGAAATCTTAAAGACTAAAGGATATCTTGCGAAAGTGGAGAAAATAAAACATAATGTACTATCACATGTTGAGAGAAGTGATTGCCTGTCGCCAGTAGAATTCTTAGTTAAAAAGCAAATATATATTAAAGTTCTAGATAAAAGGCAAAAATTATTAGAAGAATACAAAAAGATGAAATTTAAACCAGCTAGAATGTCGTATTATCTTGAGGATTGGATTAAGAGTATGGAGTGGGATTGGAATATAACTAGGCAAAGAATTTATGGTACCCCATTGCCATTCTGGTACTGCGAAAATGGGCATTTAATACCAGCTAGAGAAGAAGATTTACCAGTAGACCCTATCAAAACAAGTCCACCATCAGAGAAATGTCCATCGTGTGGATTGCAGCTTAAGCCAGTTACTGATGTAGCGGACGTGTGGATAGATTCTAGCGTAACAGTCCTTTTCCTAACCAAGTTCTATGAAGATAAAAACGTTTTCAATAAGACTTTTCCAGCATCACTAAGACTTCAAGGTACTGATATAATTAGAACTTGGCTATTTTATACCTTCTTTAGAACTTTAATGTTAGCTAATAATATACCTTTTACTACAGTTCTTGTTAATGGTCAAGTCTTAGGTCCAGATGGAACTAGAATGAGTAAAAGCAAGGGAAATGTAGTATCACCATTAGATAGAATTGATGAATTTGGAGCAGATGCGATTAGAATGGCACTTCTTGATGCAAGCATTGGCGACGATTTTCCGTTTAAGTGGGATATAGTAAAGGGGAAGAAAATGTTATTACAGAAATTATGGAATGCAAGCAGATTAGTATACCCATTTATAGCGAAACAAAGATTTGATAAACCTGAAAGTCTGCATATAGTAGATAAGTGGATTTTACAAGAACATAAGAAATTTGTAATTAAAGCAATAAACGCGTATGAAAACTACGACTTTTACGTGGTACTTCAAGAACTTTATAACTATTTCTGGGAAATCGTAGCTGACGAATATTTAGAAATGATAAAACATAGGTTATTCGAGGACGATAAGTCCGCGAAATATACTATACAAAGAATAATAAGAGATATAATTGTATTGCTACATCCTATCGCACCCCATATAACAGAGGAAATCTACTCTAAGTTATTTGGTTATAAGAAGAGTATTCTCCTAGAAGAATTGCCTAAAGTAGATGATATTAAAGAGGATAAAAGAGTAGGAGAAATTGGGGAAATGATAAAGAAAATTAACTCTCTAATAAGATCAGAAAAGATTAAGAATAGGTTATCAATGAATACTCCAATTAATGTAAAATTATATACAAATACACAATTTATTGAATTAATTAATGAGATAAAAGAAGATATGATGAAGACGCTAAAGATAGTTCACCTTGAACTAATAGAATCAAATGAAGAAAAAGTAGAAATTAAACCTGCTAATCAGACCATGGGAGTTTAG
- a CDS encoding pyridoxal phosphate-dependent aminotransferase, with amino-acid sequence MVSLLDFNGNMSQVTGETTLLYKEIARNVEKTKKIKIIDFGIGQPDLPTFKRIRDAAKEALDQGFTFYTSAFGIDELREKIAQYLNTRYATDVKKEEVIVTPGAKSALFLVFILYINPGDEVILPDPSFYSYAEVVKLLGGKPIYTNLKWSKEEGFSIDVDDLQSKISKRTKMIVFNNPHNPTGTLFSPNDVKKIVDISRDNKIILLSDEIYDNFVYEGKMRSTLEDSDWRDFLIYVNGFSKTFSMTGWRLGYIVARREIIQKMGVLAANIYTAPTSFVQKGAVKAFDTFDEVNEMVKLFKKRRDVMYDELIKVKGVEVSKPNGAFYIFPNVSKLLKISGLDVKSLAIKLIEEKGVVTIPGEVFPLNIGKEFLRLSFAVNEEVIKEGIQKIREFAEQMMNSR; translated from the coding sequence GTGGTCTCACTACTAGACTTTAACGGAAATATGTCACAAGTTACTGGAGAGACTACGTTATTGTATAAAGAAATTGCTAGAAACGTAGAGAAGACTAAGAAGATTAAAATTATCGACTTTGGGATAGGACAGCCAGATTTACCTACATTTAAGCGTATAAGAGATGCCGCAAAGGAGGCTCTAGATCAAGGCTTCACTTTCTACACTTCGGCATTCGGTATTGATGAATTAAGGGAAAAAATAGCTCAATACCTTAATACTAGATACGCTACTGACGTGAAGAAAGAGGAAGTGATAGTTACACCTGGCGCTAAGTCTGCGCTTTTCTTAGTCTTCATACTGTATATTAATCCTGGTGACGAGGTAATACTTCCAGATCCCTCATTCTACTCTTATGCAGAGGTTGTTAAGTTACTCGGAGGAAAGCCAATATATACTAATTTAAAGTGGAGCAAAGAGGAAGGATTCTCAATAGATGTGGATGATCTACAGTCTAAAATCTCAAAAAGAACCAAAATGATAGTATTCAATAATCCTCATAATCCGACTGGTACTCTATTTTCTCCTAACGATGTTAAAAAAATTGTAGATATAAGTAGGGATAATAAAATTATCCTACTATCTGATGAAATTTATGATAATTTTGTATATGAAGGTAAGATGAGAAGTACTCTTGAAGACTCAGATTGGAGAGATTTCTTAATTTACGTTAATGGATTTAGTAAGACTTTCTCAATGACTGGATGGAGATTAGGGTATATTGTAGCTAGGCGTGAAATTATCCAGAAAATGGGAGTTTTGGCTGCTAATATATACACTGCTCCTACGAGTTTTGTACAAAAAGGTGCTGTAAAAGCCTTTGATACTTTCGATGAGGTTAATGAAATGGTCAAGTTATTTAAGAAGAGGAGAGATGTAATGTATGACGAGCTTATTAAGGTTAAAGGAGTTGAAGTATCTAAACCAAATGGAGCATTCTATATCTTCCCAAATGTTAGTAAGTTACTAAAAATAAGTGGACTCGACGTCAAATCACTTGCAATAAAGCTAATTGAAGAGAAAGGTGTAGTCACAATACCTGGTGAAGTCTTTCCATTGAATATTGGTAAGGAATTTTTAAGACTAAGCTTCGCTGTAAACGAAGAAGTTATTAAAGAGGGGATACAAAAAATTAGAGAGTTTGCAGAACAGATGATGAATTCCCGATAG
- the trpC gene encoding indole-3-glycerol phosphate synthase TrpC translates to MPRYLKGWLKDVVQLSLRRPPFRASRQKPIISLNERILEFNKRNVTAIIAEYKRKSPSGLDVERDPIEYAKFMERYAVGLSVLTEEKYFNGSYEILRKIASSVSIPILMKDFIVKESQIDDAYNLGADTVLLIVKILTERELESLLEYARSYGMEPLVEINDEKDLEIALRIGAKFIGVNSRDLETLEINKENRRKLLSMIPSDVVKVAESGISERNEIDELRKLGVNAFLIGSSLMQNPEKIKEFIL, encoded by the coding sequence ATGCCACGCTATCTTAAAGGATGGCTTAAAGACGTCGTGCAATTATCTTTAAGGAGGCCCCCATTTAGGGCTTCAAGACAAAAACCGATTATTTCCTTAAATGAAAGAATTTTGGAATTTAATAAGCGTAATGTCACAGCTATAATAGCTGAATACAAACGCAAATCTCCCTCTGGATTAGATGTTGAAAGGGATCCAATAGAATATGCGAAATTCATGGAAAGGTATGCAGTAGGTCTTAGTGTACTAACCGAGGAAAAGTACTTCAATGGTTCATATGAAATTTTGAGAAAGATAGCCAGTTCAGTTTCAATTCCCATACTAATGAAGGATTTTATCGTTAAGGAATCGCAAATCGATGATGCATATAACCTAGGTGCAGATACTGTATTGCTAATAGTCAAAATACTTACTGAAAGAGAATTAGAGAGTTTATTGGAATATGCCAGAAGTTATGGCATGGAACCATTAGTAGAAATTAATGACGAGAAGGATTTAGAGATAGCCCTAAGAATAGGGGCTAAGTTTATAGGAGTTAATTCAAGAGATCTGGAAACCCTTGAGATAAATAAGGAGAATCGAAGAAAGCTCCTGTCTATGATACCATCTGATGTAGTAAAGGTAGCAGAAAGCGGAATTTCTGAGAGAAATGAAATAGATGAGTTAAGAAAATTAGGTGTTAATGCTTTCCTAATAGGGTCCTCACTAATGCAAAACCCAGAAAAGATTAAAGAATTTATACTATAA